A single region of the Pseudomonas sp. VD-NE ins genome encodes:
- a CDS encoding thiol-disulfide oxidoreductase DCC family protein produces the protein MPTSKTRPTPAPFLNPGESVVLFDGVCKLCNGWARFLIRHDHQRRVRLAAVQSPEGQALLAWAGLPIDQFDTMAVIRDRHYWERSDAFLEVISQLPARWQPLRLLRVFPRGLRDWAYDRIALNRYRLFGKYDTCLLPTPDHEQRFLKATASTSAS, from the coding sequence ATGCCCACCTCAAAAACCCGCCCAACCCCCGCCCCGTTCCTCAACCCCGGCGAATCCGTGGTCTTGTTCGATGGCGTGTGCAAACTCTGCAATGGCTGGGCGCGTTTTTTGATTCGCCACGATCATCAACGTCGCGTACGTCTGGCAGCGGTGCAGTCGCCGGAGGGGCAGGCTTTGCTCGCATGGGCCGGCCTGCCCATCGACCAATTCGACACCATGGCCGTCATCCGCGACCGCCACTACTGGGAACGCTCAGACGCGTTCCTCGAAGTCATCAGCCAATTACCCGCCCGCTGGCAGCCATTGCGACTGCTGCGGGTATTCCCTCGCGGCTTGCGCGACTGGGCCTACGACCGCATCGCGCTTAACCGTTACCGACTGTTCGGCAAGTACGACACCTGCCTGCTGCCCACCCCGGATCATGAACAGCGCTTTCTGAAAGCAACGGCCTCTACGTCAGCAAGCTGA
- a CDS encoding DUF2269 domain-containing protein, with translation MLYLCLKYLHIIAAIFLFGFGMGSYLYLIAASRTGNPQVIAHVARMVVRFDTWITTPAGFVQIITGYLLMRLSGLSMSNEWVLTSLIIFFCVGSLWLPVLLLQKRLYVMASSAGEAGGSLDEQYQGVYRQWFWMGVLGFAGMFVIVLMMVTKMTPLQLFSLLT, from the coding sequence ATGCTCTATCTGTGCCTGAAGTACCTGCACATCATCGCCGCGATCTTCCTGTTCGGCTTCGGCATGGGCTCCTACCTCTACCTGATCGCCGCCAGCCGCACCGGCAATCCGCAAGTGATAGCGCACGTCGCGCGCATGGTCGTGCGCTTCGACACGTGGATCACCACGCCGGCCGGCTTCGTGCAGATCATCACCGGCTATCTGTTGATGCGCCTGTCGGGGCTGAGCATGAGCAACGAGTGGGTGCTGACCTCGCTGATCATCTTCTTCTGCGTCGGCTCGCTGTGGTTGCCGGTGTTGCTCCTGCAGAAGCGCCTGTATGTGATGGCGTCGAGTGCGGGCGAGGCGGGGGGCAGCCTTGATGAGCAATACCAAGGTGTGTACCGCCAGTGGTTCTGGATGGGGGTGCTCGGGTTTGCCGGGATGTTTGTCATCGTGCTGATGATGGTGACGAAGATGACGCCGCTGCAGTTGTTCAGCTTGCTGACGTAG
- a CDS encoding saccharopine dehydrogenase NADP-binding domain-containing protein: MPFRVMVVGGYGNFGSIVCRHLALTPDIGLVLSGRDPRKLQRKLDELNSQSGNVCEGWCGDAMGAEFKAALRALNIQLVVHTGGPFQGQSYAVAESCIDAGVNYCDLADCRTFVNGIDVLDARAKEAGVAILSGCSSVPTLSSAIIDEQRQRFSRIDSIEHGISSSAKMPGLSTIEGVLAYAGKPIKQLKNGKVHEVSGWLDLTLRKMPQMGTRLLANVDVPDMDIFAGRYGAQTLKFKAGAGLKLGGVANGLLAQALKVGLVRDHALWAGRLHRLGTHFERFGDGKSAMYIDVQGLGVDGKPLSMTAQLTALNDKGPEIPSCAAVALATKMASGYVPAAGARPCVGEISVAEYMAAINDPDNLSLAVNFSDGQR, from the coding sequence ATGCCGTTCAGGGTGATGGTGGTCGGTGGTTACGGAAACTTCGGCAGCATCGTGTGCCGGCATCTGGCGCTGACGCCGGACATTGGCCTGGTGCTTTCGGGCCGTGACCCGCGCAAATTGCAGCGCAAACTCGATGAGCTGAACAGCCAATCGGGCAACGTCTGCGAAGGCTGGTGCGGCGATGCCATGGGCGCGGAGTTCAAAGCCGCGTTGCGCGCGCTGAACATTCAGTTGGTCGTCCACACCGGCGGGCCGTTTCAGGGGCAATCCTACGCCGTCGCCGAGAGCTGCATCGACGCTGGTGTGAACTACTGCGATCTGGCGGACTGCCGCACGTTCGTCAACGGCATCGACGTGCTCGATGCCCGGGCGAAAGAGGCCGGCGTGGCGATCCTCAGTGGTTGCAGCTCGGTGCCGACGCTGTCGTCGGCAATCATCGATGAACAGCGTCAGCGTTTTTCACGCATCGACTCGATCGAACACGGCATTTCTTCATCGGCGAAAATGCCGGGCTTGTCGACCATCGAAGGTGTACTCGCTTACGCCGGCAAACCGATCAAGCAACTGAAAAACGGCAAGGTGCATGAAGTGTCCGGCTGGCTGGACCTGACCTTGCGCAAAATGCCGCAGATGGGCACTCGTCTGCTGGCCAACGTTGATGTGCCGGACATGGACATCTTTGCCGGTCGTTATGGCGCGCAGACCCTGAAGTTCAAGGCTGGCGCCGGGCTTAAACTTGGCGGCGTTGCCAACGGTCTGTTGGCTCAGGCGCTGAAAGTCGGACTGGTGCGCGACCATGCCTTGTGGGCCGGCAGACTGCATCGCCTGGGCACGCATTTCGAGCGTTTCGGCGATGGCAAAAGTGCGATGTACATCGACGTGCAGGGCCTTGGCGTTGACGGCAAACCGCTGTCGATGACCGCGCAACTCACCGCCCTGAACGACAAAGGCCCGGAGATCCCCAGCTGCGCCGCCGTGGCCCTGGCGACAAAAATGGCCTCAGGCTACGTGCCGGCCGCCGGTGCCCGACCGTGCGTGGGCGAAATCAGCGTCGCCGAATACATGGCCGCGATCAACGATCCTGACAACCTGAGCCTGGCCGTGAACTTCTCGGACGGGCAGCGCTGA